The following proteins come from a genomic window of Priestia filamentosa:
- a CDS encoding TetR/AcrR family transcriptional regulator — MAPLNEEQLQQIRDERKEQIIEAALRVFARRGIIGTKMSMIASEAGISAGLLYRYFNSKDELFTTLVQQAIDESIAGIKSIYQLPGTPLDKIKTLTAEILNEGSQFYFMLMHHARTSDEVPITAKKLIEENTMKTYIDILEPLFIEGQKKGEIAEDNPSELISCYLSLLSGLMTVNIQGDENYQIPKVDLLLRFIVRPS, encoded by the coding sequence ATTGCACCTTTAAACGAAGAACAGTTGCAGCAAATTCGTGATGAAAGAAAAGAACAAATTATAGAAGCAGCCCTTAGGGTCTTTGCTCGACGAGGAATTATTGGCACGAAAATGAGCATGATCGCTAGTGAAGCTGGAATAAGTGCTGGGCTTCTCTACCGCTATTTTAATTCCAAAGACGAACTATTTACTACACTCGTTCAGCAAGCAATAGACGAATCTATTGCTGGAATCAAGAGTATCTATCAACTACCTGGAACTCCATTAGATAAAATAAAAACTTTAACCGCTGAGATACTCAATGAAGGTTCCCAATTTTATTTCATGTTGATGCATCACGCTCGTACGTCAGATGAAGTACCCATAACTGCTAAAAAGCTTATTGAGGAAAATACAATGAAGACTTACATCGACATATTGGAACCCCTATTCATTGAAGGACAGAAGAAAGGGGAAATTGCAGAAGATAATCCTAGTGAACTGATATCATGCTATTTATCGCTTCTTTCCGGACTAATGACGGTGAATATTCAGGGAGATGAAAATTATCAGATACCAAAAGTCGACTTATTATTAAGATTTATAGTAAGACCCTCTTAA